In Haematobia irritans isolate KBUSLIRL chromosome 1, ASM5000362v1, whole genome shotgun sequence, a genomic segment contains:
- the LOC142220549 gene encoding protein takeout-like has product MSSLKQISILLFVVFLWSSIEAASVSSKRVRLPSFLKVCRRSDPQLNKCARNSLNTLKDRLAYGIPELYIPPLEPLIIPEIKMNQDTGAVYLKSTYRNVELYGMSKFNVKSFNIDTNKMKFTTVMHFPSLTMNADYDIDGKIMMMPMVGTGQCNANFTDVTMTTVILGERQKKNGKTYLKVKDIDVNYKVDRVKIHLDNLFNGDKALGERMNEFLNENWDSLSEELRPLLEKALSRVVKTSTEKLFKAYSYDDLLPK; this is encoded by the exons ATGTCAAGTTTAAAACAGATTTCAATTTTACTATTTGTTGTATTCCTGTGGTCTTCGATAGAAGCAGCTTCGGTGTCCAGTAAAAGAGTCAGATTAC CCTCATTCTTAAAAGTATGTCGCCGCTCAGATCCCCAACTAAACAAATGTGCTCGCAATTCATTGAATACCCTAAAGGATCGTCTAGCATATGGTATTCCTGAGCTATATATACCACCTTTAGAGCCATTGATTATAccagaaataaaaatgaatcaAGATACTGGTGCGGTTTATTTGAAATCTACCTATCGCAATGTTGAACTCTATGGCATGTCGAAATTCAATGTGAAATCATTTAACATTGatacaaacaaaatgaaatttacaaCTGTTATGCATTTCCCAAGTCTCACCATGAACGCTGATTATGACATTGATGGTAAAATAATGATGATGCCAATGGTGGGAACGGGACAATGTAATGCAAACTTTA CTGATGTTACCATGACCACTGTAATTTTGGGTGAACGTCAAAAGAAAAATGGCAAAACCTATTTAAAGGTTAAGGATATTGATGTTAACTATAAGGTCGATAGAGTTAAGATTCATTTGGATAATCTCTTCAATGGTGACAAAGCTTTGGGTGAACGCATGAATGAATTCTTAAATGAAAACTGGGATTCTTTGTCTGAGGAATTGAGACCACTATTGGAGAAGGCACTTTCGCGTGTGGTCAAAACATCCACTGAAAAATTATTCAAGGCATATAGTTATGATGATTTGTTGCCCAAATAA